A region of Corvus cornix cornix isolate S_Up_H32 chromosome 3, ASM73873v5, whole genome shotgun sequence DNA encodes the following proteins:
- the POLH gene encoding LOW QUALITY PROTEIN: DNA polymerase eta (The sequence of the model RefSeq protein was modified relative to this genomic sequence to represent the inferred CDS: deleted 1 base in 1 codon), whose protein sequence is MSRGRERVVALVDMDCFFMQVEQRLDPQLRGRPCAVVQYNEWQGGGIIAVSYEARAFGVSRGMWASEARALCPELALARVPQARGKADLTRYREASAEVMQVLSRFAAIERASIDEAYLDLTGSARHRLRELRGRPLPAALLPSTFVQGLPAEPGPEPGGRGTHRAEPGGKEELRQRGLDEWLASLSFDNPDCPDLQLTMGAVIVEEIRVAVEAATGFRCSAGISHNKTLAKLACGLNKPNRQTLVSARFVPQLFSQLPVSSIRNLGGKLGTAITDILGVEYIGELTQFSETELQTHFGDKTGSWLYDLCRGIEEEPVKNRYLPQSIGCSKNFPGKTALATQKAVQHWLLQMALELESRLNKDRSQNHRVARQLMVVIRQQGDTRVSRLCALSRYDAQKMCNDAFTLIQNCNVAGAHQAAWSPPLTSVQLLASKFSEPVTLSTGIATFLTGETQPDGTATTSQNATSCGRARVKFFRSPSKELRQKPANAIESFFQKAAERQPSQAAAATSLPAAATAESPVPSSPEHRERAGVGLASVQCDLESPVKWSPSNASPTSPYKSSSWEKLPSDATQTSSTPPSSRTLLKLQPAMEGNEQNLPPSPELTLLPPASPGDQQHCEKCGQLVLVWEFPEHMDYHFALELQSSFLEPSAPMAPEAAPNAKAVASRSPVKAKNKPKTPAGSSAKRPKEGVTRTLDFFFKPLPP, encoded by the exons ATGtcgcggggccgggagcgggtGGTGGCCCTGGTAGACATGGACTGCTTCTTCATGCAGGTGGAGCAGCGCCTCGACCCGCAGCTGCGCGGCCGCCCCTGCGCCGTGGTGCAGTACAAC GAGTGGCAGGGCGGAGG GATCATCGCTGTGAGCTACGAGGCGCGCGCCTTCGGCGTGTCCCGCGGGATGTGGGCGTCGGAGGCGCGGGCGCTGTGCCCCGAGCTGGCGCTGGCCCGGGTGCCGCAGGCGCGGGGCAAGGCGGACCTCACACG GTACCGGGAGGCCAGCGCGGAGGTGATGCAGGTGCTGTCGCGCTTCGCCGCCATCGAGCGCGCGAGCATCGACGAGGCGTACCTGGACCTGACGGGCAGCGCGCGCCACCGGCTGCGCGAGTTGCGCGGCcgccccctgccggctgcgCTGCTGCCCAGCACCTTCGTGCAGGGACTGCCCGCAGAGCCCGGCCCCGAGCCCGGCGGGAGGGGCACGCACCGAGCCGAGCCCGGCGGGAAGG AGGAGCTGCGGCAACGTGGTTTGGACGAGTGGCTGGCATCGCTGTCTTTCGATAACCCCGATTGTCCTGATCTGCAGTTGACCATGGGCGCAGTAATTGTGGAAGAAATCAGGGTGGCTGTGGAAGCAGCCACTGGATTCAGGTGTTCAGCTGGCATCTCGCACAACAAG ACACTGGCAAAACTGGCCTGTGGGTTGAACAAGCCCAACCGCCAGACACTGGTATCTGCACGATTTGTGCCGCAGCTCTTCAGCCAACTGCCCGTCAGCAGCAT CCGTAACCTGGGAGGCAAGCTTGGCACTGCTATCACAGACATCCTGGGAGTAGAGTACATTGGGGAGCTGACACAGTTCAGCGAGACTGAGCTCCAGACTCACTTTGGAGACAAAACTGG GTCTTGGCTCTATGACTTGTGCAGAGGAATTGAAGAGGAACCTGTCAAAAACCGGTACCTGCCCCAGTCTATTGGCTGCAGCAAGAACTTCCCTGGGAAGACAGCCCTGGCCACACAGAAGGCG GTGCAACACTGGCTCCTGCAGATGGCCTTGGAGCTGGAATCCAGACTGAACAAGGACAGGAGCCAG AACCACCGCGTGGCCCGGCAGCTGATGGTGGTGATCCGCCAGCAAGGGGACACCCGCGTGTCACGTCTGTGCGCCCTGTCCCGCTATGACGCACAGAAAATGTGCAACGATGCCTTCACCCTCATCCAAAACTGCAACGTGGCTGGGGCCCACCAGGCAGCATG GTCTCCACCACTGACTTCGGTGCAACTCTTGGCAAGCAAGTTCTCAGAGCCTGTCACCCTCTCTACAGGCATTGCCACCTTCCTGACAGGTGAAACCCAGCCTGATGGCACAGCCACCACTAGTCAAAATGCCACATCTTGTGGGAGGGCCAGGGTCAAGTTCTTTAGGAGCCCAAGCAAAGAGCTTCGGCAGAAGCCAGCTAATGCCATTGAGTCATTCTtccaaaaggcagcagaacGGCAGCCATCACAGGCAGCGGCAGCAACCAGCCTCCCcgctgctgccactgcagagtCTCCTGTGCCCAGCTCCCCAGAGCACCGAGAGAGAGCTGGCGTTGGACTTGCCTCTGTGCAGTGTGACCTGGAGTCCCCTGTGAAGTGGAGTCCCAGCAATGCCAGCCCTACTTCTCCTTACAAGAGCAGTTCCTGGGAGAAGCTGCCATCAGATGCTACACAAACATCCTCAACTCCACCCAGCTCCAGGACCCTTCTGAAGTTACAACCAGCTATGGAGGGAAATGAGCAGAATTTGCCACCGTCTCCTGAGctcaccctgctgcctcctgcctctccaggggaccagcagcactgtgagaaGTGTGGCCAGCTCGTGCTGGTGTGGGAGTTCCCAGAGCACATGGACTATCACTTTGCTCTGGAGCTGCAAAGCTCTTTCCTGGAGCCCAGTGCTCCCATGGCTCCAGAAGCAGCTCCCAATGCAAAGGCTGTGGCTTCCAGGTCTCCTGTCAAGGCAAAGAACAAGCCCAAGACTCCAGCAGGATCTAGTGCAAAACGACCCAAAGAAGGTGTGACAAGAACtttagattttttctttaagccCTTACCTCCTTAA